A genomic stretch from Mycobacteriales bacterium includes:
- a CDS encoding P-loop NTPase, which produces MPPTVESVTAALAGVNDPEIHKPITELGMVKLVEVGAGGAVQVTVSLTVAGCPMRERITSDVTAAVSAVPGVATVNVTLDVMSDEQRGQLRTNLRGGQTAREIPFAQPGSLTRVYAIASGKGGVGKSSVTVNLAVAMARDGLSVGVVDADIYGHSVPRMLGIDSRPTMVDRMILPPEAHGVRVISIGMFIEGNSPIAWRGPMLHRALEQFLSDVYWGDLDVLLLDLPPGTGDIAISVAQLVPTAEIVVVTTPQLAAREVAERAGAISTQTCQQIAGVVENMAGLACPHCARHVDVFGSGGGAEVAAALGRISGTSVPLLGSIPIDIRLREGGDTGRPIVLDAPDAPASLALVAIADRLSHRALGLVGRPLGLTPA; this is translated from the coding sequence ATGCCCCCCACCGTAGAATCCGTGACCGCGGCGCTGGCCGGGGTCAACGATCCGGAGATCCACAAGCCGATCACTGAGCTCGGCATGGTGAAGCTGGTCGAGGTCGGGGCGGGCGGAGCGGTCCAGGTGACGGTCAGTCTCACCGTCGCCGGATGCCCTATGCGGGAGAGAATCACCAGCGATGTAACCGCGGCGGTCTCGGCGGTGCCGGGCGTCGCAACCGTGAACGTCACCCTCGATGTCATGTCCGATGAGCAGCGAGGTCAGCTTCGGACCAACCTGCGCGGCGGCCAAACCGCCCGGGAGATCCCGTTCGCCCAGCCCGGATCGCTGACCCGGGTCTACGCGATTGCCAGCGGCAAGGGTGGGGTCGGCAAGTCCTCGGTGACGGTCAACCTGGCCGTTGCGATGGCCCGGGACGGGCTCTCGGTCGGCGTCGTCGACGCCGACATCTACGGCCATTCGGTGCCGCGGATGCTCGGCATCGACAGCCGACCGACCATGGTCGACCGAATGATCCTTCCGCCCGAGGCGCATGGGGTGCGGGTTATCTCGATCGGCATGTTCATCGAGGGCAACAGCCCGATCGCCTGGCGCGGCCCGATGTTGCACCGGGCTCTCGAGCAGTTCCTCAGCGATGTCTACTGGGGCGATCTCGACGTGCTGCTACTCGACCTTCCGCCGGGGACCGGGGACATCGCGATCTCGGTTGCCCAACTGGTGCCGACCGCGGAGATCGTGGTGGTCACGACACCACAACTAGCCGCCCGCGAAGTGGCCGAGCGGGCGGGGGCCATCTCCACCCAGACCTGCCAGCAGATCGCCGGCGTGGTCGAGAATATGGCGGGACTGGCCTGCCCGCATTGCGCTCGTCATGTGGACGTCTTCGGCAGCGGCGGCGGCGCCGAGGTGGCCGCCGCGCTCGGCCGGATCAGCGGGACATCCGTCCCGCTGCTCGGCTCGATCCCGATCGACATCCGGCTCCGAGAAGGCGGCGACACCGGCCGACCGATCGTCCTCGACGCGCCAGATGCCCCCGCCTCACTCGCGCTCGTGGCGATCGCCGACCGGCTCAGCCACCGGGCCCTCGGCTTGGTCGGCCGTCCGCTCGGCCTGACCCCTGCCTGA
- a CDS encoding ATPase, T2SS/T4P/T4SS family, whose protein sequence is MESHAAAPEAAPRTKRRRLGEVLVEQGVITREQLDTALEAQRSAQPLGGGRRARLGHVLVDSGVLTERELVTALGIALGYELIDLGTTPVDAGVGRLLPRAVAQRHGVVPLSRTSDGGLKIAVADPTDVVAIDDVRVYTGVGRIQVFLAPESQIRDALGRIWSLTEDSSGLAGVLESMDTEDALEEVDPENAVESAPTVRLVNVVLADAVRTGASDIHVEPQVGDVMIRYRVDGLLREVMQVPRSAARGLVSRIKVLSNLDIAERRLPQDGRARLNIDGSMVDVRVSTLPSIHGEKVVIRILSRADAVPGLDSLGLDEQQLETLLGVLASPQGLILITGPTGSGKTNTLYSAISQVRRPELNIVTLEDPVEIQLRGITQVQVHERAGLTFSRGLRSILRQDPDVVLVGEVRDQETAKLALEASLTGHLVLTTLHTNNAPAALTRLVEMGVEPFLVASSLSLVVAQRLVRCVCRSCAAPYVPSPRTLEILGLTEADLAAGTALRGRGCTECGNTGYRGRTGIFQVLPVTAALRAVLLATPTEAAVGAAAQAAGMTDLRASAIARAMAGVTTFEEVLRVAPGEAQALHEQRRPAPPRILRAAPKRPKLLVVDDDPAIRAYVAMALVDTVEVDSVATAGEALTAVETGTYQAIIVDQGLPDSLGVELIGLLSDDKRTAGIPVMLLTGFDDATLAESARAAGACDVLHKPVEPLVLEERVLSMITGIAEAEESSA, encoded by the coding sequence GTGGAGTCACACGCAGCTGCGCCCGAGGCGGCGCCGCGGACGAAACGCCGACGCCTCGGTGAGGTGCTCGTAGAGCAGGGCGTGATCACCCGGGAGCAGCTGGACACGGCCCTCGAGGCCCAACGCTCGGCCCAGCCGCTCGGCGGCGGCCGGCGGGCCCGACTCGGCCACGTGCTCGTCGACAGCGGAGTCCTGACCGAGCGGGAACTCGTCACCGCCCTCGGGATCGCGCTCGGCTACGAGCTCATCGACCTCGGCACGACGCCAGTGGACGCCGGAGTGGGCCGTTTGCTGCCCCGGGCTGTCGCCCAACGCCACGGGGTGGTCCCGTTGAGCCGCACCAGCGACGGCGGCCTGAAGATCGCCGTCGCGGACCCCACCGACGTGGTGGCCATCGATGACGTCCGGGTCTACACCGGGGTGGGTCGGATCCAGGTCTTTCTGGCCCCGGAATCGCAGATCCGTGACGCGCTGGGGCGGATCTGGTCGCTGACCGAGGACTCATCCGGGCTGGCCGGCGTGCTCGAGTCGATGGATACCGAGGATGCGCTGGAGGAGGTCGATCCGGAGAACGCGGTCGAATCCGCACCGACGGTCCGGCTGGTCAACGTCGTCCTCGCCGACGCGGTCCGCACCGGAGCGAGTGACATCCACGTCGAACCGCAGGTCGGCGATGTGATGATCCGTTACCGGGTCGACGGCCTGCTTCGCGAGGTCATGCAGGTCCCCCGCTCGGCGGCCCGGGGCCTGGTCAGCCGGATCAAGGTGCTATCCAACCTCGACATCGCCGAGCGCCGGCTCCCGCAGGACGGTCGGGCCCGACTCAACATCGACGGTTCGATGGTCGACGTCCGGGTCAGCACGCTGCCGAGCATCCACGGCGAAAAGGTCGTGATCCGGATCCTCAGCCGGGCCGACGCGGTCCCCGGACTGGACTCACTCGGCCTCGACGAGCAGCAGCTCGAGACTCTCCTCGGGGTACTCGCCAGCCCGCAGGGCCTCATCCTGATCACCGGTCCGACCGGATCCGGCAAGACGAACACCCTCTACTCGGCGATCTCCCAGGTGCGCCGGCCAGAGCTCAACATCGTGACCCTGGAGGACCCGGTCGAGATCCAGCTCCGCGGGATCACCCAGGTGCAGGTGCACGAGCGAGCCGGCCTCACCTTCTCCCGCGGCCTGCGCTCCATCCTGCGACAGGACCCGGACGTGGTTCTCGTCGGCGAGGTTCGCGACCAGGAAACCGCGAAGCTCGCACTCGAGGCTTCGCTGACCGGCCATCTGGTGCTCACAACCCTGCACACGAACAACGCCCCGGCCGCCCTGACCCGACTCGTCGAGATGGGCGTCGAACCGTTCCTCGTGGCGTCCTCGTTGAGCCTCGTGGTGGCCCAGCGGCTGGTTCGGTGCGTCTGCCGGTCCTGCGCGGCGCCCTACGTGCCGTCTCCCCGCACCTTGGAAATCCTCGGCCTCACCGAGGCGGATCTCGCTGCGGGCACCGCCCTTCGCGGGCGGGGCTGCACCGAGTGCGGCAACACCGGGTACCGGGGACGGACCGGGATCTTCCAGGTCCTGCCCGTAACCGCGGCGCTGCGAGCCGTGTTGCTCGCGACGCCGACCGAAGCGGCGGTCGGTGCCGCCGCGCAAGCAGCCGGGATGACCGACCTGCGGGCTTCGGCGATCGCCCGTGCGATGGCCGGCGTGACCACCTTCGAAGAGGTCCTGCGGGTCGCTCCGGGCGAGGCCCAGGCCCTGCACGAGCAGCGGCGACCGGCGCCACCGCGGATCCTGCGCGCGGCACCCAAGCGACCGAAGTTACTCGTTGTAGATGATGATCCGGCGATCCGCGCCTACGTAGCCATGGCCCTGGTCGACACGGTCGAGGTGGACTCCGTGGCCACCGCGGGCGAGGCCCTGACGGCGGTGGAGACCGGGACCTACCAGGCGATCATCGTCGACCAGGGGCTGCCCGACTCGCTCGGCGTCGAACTGATCGGCCTGCTCAGCGACGACAAGCGCACGGCCGGCATTCCGGTCATGTTGCTCACCGGCTTCGACGATGCGACGCTGGCGGAGTCGGCGCGAGCGGCCGGCGCATGCGACGTGCTGCACAAGCCGGTCGAACCCCTCGTCCTCGAGGAGCGTGTGCTCAGCATGATCACCGGCATCGCCGAGGCCGAGGAGAGCTCGGCCTGA
- a CDS encoding SDR family oxidoreductase, whose translation MGILDRFRLDDRVAIVTGASSGLGVAFAAALAEAGADVALGARRVDRLEETRALVERHGRRAICVATDVSRPADCDALVAATMEAFGRVDVLVNNAGIGTAVPATRETPEQFRAVVDVNLNGSYWMAQACGRVMRPGSSIVNLGSVLGSTTAELPQAAYCSTKAAIIGLTRDLAQQWTGRKGIRVNALAPGFFPSEMTEQFPAGYIESQLGRVPAGRAGELSELCTALIFLASDAGSYVTGVTLPVDGGLLAT comes from the coding sequence ATGGGCATCCTTGATCGGTTCCGGCTCGACGACCGGGTGGCCATCGTCACCGGGGCCTCCTCTGGGCTGGGCGTGGCGTTCGCCGCCGCCCTGGCCGAGGCCGGCGCCGACGTCGCCCTGGGCGCCCGACGGGTGGACCGGCTCGAGGAGACCCGGGCGCTGGTCGAGCGGCACGGACGGCGGGCGATCTGCGTCGCTACCGACGTCAGCCGCCCGGCGGACTGCGACGCGCTGGTCGCGGCGACGATGGAGGCGTTCGGACGGGTCGACGTCCTGGTGAACAACGCGGGCATCGGCACGGCGGTGCCGGCCACCAGGGAGACGCCCGAGCAGTTCCGGGCCGTAGTGGACGTGAACCTCAACGGTTCGTACTGGATGGCCCAGGCCTGCGGACGGGTGATGCGCCCCGGGAGCTCGATTGTCAATCTCGGCAGCGTGCTCGGGTCGACGACCGCGGAATTGCCGCAGGCCGCGTATTGCTCGACCAAGGCGGCGATCATCGGCTTGACCCGGGATCTGGCCCAGCAGTGGACCGGGCGCAAGGGCATCCGGGTGAATGCCCTCGCGCCCGGGTTCTTCCCCAGCGAGATGACCGAGCAGTTCCCGGCCGGCTACATCGAGTCCCAGCTCGGTCGGGTTCCGGCCGGCCGGGCCGGGGAGCTGTCCGAGCTGTGCACCGCCTTGATCTTCCTCGCCAGCGACGCCGGCTCCTACGTCACCGGGGTCACCCTCCCCGTCGACGGTGGCCTGCTGGCCACGTGA
- a CDS encoding DMT family transporter: MTERVPAGRPAPGPVPAAVARPPLGDVARMSLAVLAVSTSGPLIAATVAPALAIAFWRNALSATVLVPFAWTRARAELAGMTGREWRLALAAGGLLGAHFATWVPSVTLTSVASSTALVTVQPVWAALLARRRGHAIPQRAWIGIVVAVAGAALITGADVTVSARALAGDGLALLGGLFAAAYITVGGEVRRSVSTTAYTTVCYATAAMSLLVVCLASGQALTGYPAASWWKILGLTVGAQFLGHSMFNVVLRTTSPTVVALAILFEAPGAALIAGLWLHQHPRALALGGLAILLLGVAGVIRSGTAVALPAE, from the coding sequence GTGACCGAGCGCGTGCCGGCCGGCCGCCCGGCTCCCGGGCCGGTGCCCGCGGCGGTTGCCCGGCCGCCGCTCGGCGATGTCGCCCGGATGTCGCTGGCAGTCCTCGCCGTCTCCACCTCAGGTCCGCTCATCGCCGCAACCGTCGCGCCGGCCCTCGCCATCGCCTTCTGGCGCAACGCGCTGTCCGCGACCGTCCTGGTGCCGTTCGCCTGGACCCGGGCCCGCGCCGAACTGGCCGGCATGACCGGGCGGGAATGGCGGCTGGCGCTCGCCGCCGGCGGCCTGCTCGGCGCGCACTTCGCCACCTGGGTGCCCAGCGTCACCCTCACGTCGGTGGCATCGTCGACCGCGCTGGTCACCGTGCAACCGGTGTGGGCGGCCTTGCTCGCCCGCCGCCGTGGTCACGCCATCCCGCAGCGGGCCTGGATCGGCATCGTCGTCGCGGTCGCGGGGGCCGCGCTCATCACCGGCGCGGACGTGACCGTGTCGGCTCGGGCGCTCGCCGGGGATGGGCTCGCGCTCCTCGGTGGTCTGTTCGCGGCGGCCTACATCACGGTCGGGGGCGAGGTCAGGCGCAGCGTCTCGACCACCGCGTACACCACGGTGTGTTACGCGACGGCCGCGATGTCCCTGCTCGTCGTGTGCCTTGCCAGCGGTCAGGCCCTGACCGGCTATCCGGCCGCGAGCTGGTGGAAGATCCTCGGCCTGACGGTAGGCGCCCAGTTCCTCGGGCACAGCATGTTCAACGTGGTGCTGCGCACGACCAGCCCGACGGTCGTCGCCCTGGCGATCCTGTTCGAAGCCCCCGGCGCTGCGCTCATCGCCGGCCTCTGGCTCCACCAGCATCCGCGGGCGTTGGCCCTCGGCGGGCTGGCCATCTTGTTGCTCGGCGTCGCCGGCGTCATCCGGTCCGGAACCGCGGTCGCGCTGCCCGCGGAGTGA
- a CDS encoding CoA ester lyase, translating to MAGPLRPRRSCLAVPGSSPKMLGKAQALPADQVFLDLEDSVAPLAKEEARANVVAALNDGDWAQKTRVVRVNDLTTKWTYRDVIEIVEGAGANLDCIMLPKVQTADQVVWLDLLLTQIEKTMGLEVGRIGIEAQIENAKGLVNIDAIAGASPRVETIIFGPADFMASINMKSLVVGALIPDYPGDPYHYILMRILMAARTYDVQAIDGPFLQVYDVDGFRAVARRSAALGFDGKWVLHPGQIEAANEVYAPGQEDYDHAELILDAYEHYTSEAGGKRGAVMLGDEMIDEASRKMALVIAGKGRAAGLQRTRKFEPPAG from the coding sequence GTGGCTGGCCCGCTCCGTCCCCGCCGTTCCTGCCTGGCCGTTCCCGGCAGCTCGCCGAAGATGCTCGGAAAGGCCCAGGCGCTCCCCGCCGACCAGGTGTTCCTCGACCTCGAGGACTCGGTGGCACCGCTGGCGAAGGAAGAGGCCCGGGCCAACGTCGTCGCTGCTCTCAACGACGGGGACTGGGCGCAGAAGACCCGAGTGGTCAGGGTCAACGACCTCACGACGAAATGGACCTACCGCGACGTCATCGAGATCGTCGAGGGTGCGGGGGCCAACCTCGACTGCATCATGCTGCCGAAGGTGCAGACCGCCGATCAGGTGGTCTGGCTCGATCTGCTGCTGACCCAGATCGAGAAGACCATGGGGCTCGAGGTGGGCCGGATCGGGATCGAGGCCCAGATCGAGAACGCGAAGGGTCTGGTCAACATCGACGCGATCGCCGGCGCCTCGCCGCGGGTGGAGACCATCATCTTCGGCCCGGCGGACTTCATGGCGAGCATCAACATGAAATCCCTGGTCGTCGGCGCGCTGATTCCCGACTATCCGGGCGATCCGTACCACTACATCCTCATGCGGATCCTGATGGCCGCCCGGACCTATGACGTTCAGGCCATCGACGGACCGTTCCTCCAGGTCTACGACGTGGACGGGTTCCGTGCGGTCGCGCGCCGCTCGGCGGCGCTCGGCTTCGACGGCAAATGGGTGCTGCACCCCGGGCAGATCGAAGCAGCCAACGAGGTGTACGCCCCCGGGCAGGAGGACTACGACCACGCCGAGCTGATCCTCGATGCCTACGAGCACTACACATCGGAGGCCGGCGGCAAGCGCGGGGCGGTCATGCTCGGTGACGAGATGATCGACGAGGCATCCCGGAAGATGGCCCTGGTGATCGCCGGCAAGGGGCGTGCGGCCGGACTACAGCGGACCCGGAAGTTCGAGCCGCCGGCTGGGTAA
- a CDS encoding acyl-CoA dehydrogenase family protein has translation MGRLAQTEGLTDVQREILTTVREFVDKEILPNATDLEHKDEFPDAIVHGMRELGLFGLMIDERHGGLGESLLTYALAVEELSRGWMSISGIINTHFIVAYMLCQHGTEEQKDRFLPRMATGELRGAFSMSEPGCGSDVSAITTKAVRDGDDYVINGSKMWLTNGARAGLVATLVKTDEGEESVYRNMTTFLVEKEPGFGAVGNGITVPPKIEKMGYKGVETTELVFDGTRIPADLALGGAPGRGFYQMMDGVEVGRVNVAARGCGVAQRAFELGVGYAQQRVTFGKPIAQHQAVMFRLAEMATKVEAAHQMMVMAARKKDAGERNDLEAGMAKYLASEYCKEVVEDAFRIHGGYGYSKEYEIERLYREAPMLLIGEGTADIQKMIIGRRLLEDYKAQS, from the coding sequence ATGGGCCGCCTGGCGCAGACCGAGGGACTGACCGACGTCCAGCGCGAGATCCTCACGACGGTACGCGAGTTCGTCGACAAGGAGATCCTGCCGAACGCGACCGACCTCGAGCACAAGGACGAGTTCCCGGACGCCATCGTCCATGGCATGCGCGAGCTCGGTCTGTTCGGGCTGATGATCGACGAGAGACACGGCGGCCTCGGCGAGTCGTTGCTCACCTACGCGCTCGCGGTAGAGGAGCTGTCCCGCGGTTGGATGAGCATCTCCGGGATCATCAATACCCATTTCATCGTCGCCTACATGTTGTGCCAGCACGGCACCGAGGAGCAGAAGGACAGGTTCCTTCCCCGGATGGCGACCGGGGAGTTGCGCGGCGCCTTCTCCATGTCGGAACCGGGTTGCGGATCGGACGTGTCGGCGATCACGACGAAAGCGGTACGCGACGGTGACGATTACGTCATCAACGGATCGAAGATGTGGCTCACCAATGGGGCCCGGGCCGGCCTGGTCGCCACCCTGGTGAAGACCGACGAAGGCGAAGAGTCGGTCTACCGGAACATGACGACCTTCCTGGTCGAGAAGGAGCCCGGTTTCGGTGCGGTCGGCAATGGGATCACGGTGCCACCGAAGATCGAGAAGATGGGCTACAAAGGGGTGGAGACGACCGAGTTGGTGTTCGACGGAACCCGGATCCCGGCCGACCTCGCCCTGGGAGGGGCGCCGGGTCGCGGTTTCTACCAGATGATGGACGGAGTCGAGGTCGGCCGGGTCAACGTGGCCGCGCGAGGTTGCGGGGTCGCGCAGCGGGCGTTCGAACTCGGGGTCGGATACGCCCAGCAGCGCGTGACCTTCGGGAAGCCGATCGCGCAGCACCAGGCGGTCATGTTCCGGCTGGCCGAGATGGCGACGAAGGTCGAGGCGGCACACCAGATGATGGTGATGGCGGCACGAAAGAAGGACGCCGGGGAGCGCAACGACCTCGAGGCCGGGATGGCCAAGTACCTGGCCAGCGAGTACTGCAAGGAGGTCGTCGAGGACGCCTTCCGCATCCACGGCGGCTACGGCTATTCGAAGGAGTACGAGATCGAGCGCCTCTACCGGGAAGCCCCGATGCTGCTCATCGGCGAGGGCACGGCGGACATCCAGAAGATGATCATCGGGCGGCGGTTGCTCGAGGACTACAAGGCGCAGAGCTGA
- a CDS encoding MaoC family dehydratase: MQFGRYYEEFEVGATYRHWPGKTVTEYDDHLFCLLTMNHHPLHLDANYAEKTTDFGRNVVVGNYIYSLLLGMSVADVSGKAIANLEVESLRHIAPTFHGDTIYGETTVLDKVESKSKEDRGVVHVETRGFTQDGTVVCVFRRKVLVPKRSYGEARGGDQPGRPEVRAD, translated from the coding sequence ATGCAATTCGGCCGGTACTACGAGGAGTTCGAGGTTGGTGCCACCTACCGGCACTGGCCCGGCAAGACCGTGACCGAATACGACGACCATCTGTTCTGCCTGCTGACGATGAACCACCATCCGCTGCACCTGGACGCCAACTACGCGGAGAAGACCACAGACTTCGGCCGCAACGTCGTCGTCGGCAACTACATCTACTCGCTGCTCCTCGGGATGTCCGTGGCGGACGTCAGCGGCAAGGCGATTGCCAACCTCGAGGTGGAGTCGCTCCGCCATATCGCGCCGACGTTTCACGGCGACACGATCTACGGCGAGACGACCGTGCTCGACAAGGTTGAGTCGAAGTCGAAGGAAGACCGGGGTGTGGTTCACGTCGAGACCCGGGGATTCACCCAGGACGGCACCGTCGTGTGTGTCTTCCGGCGGAAGGTCCTGGTGCCCAAGCGCTCCTACGGTGAGGCGCGCGGCGGCGACCAGCCTGGTCGCCCGGAGGTACGCGCCGACTAG
- a CDS encoding NUDIX domain-containing protein, translating to MRVPCVGAIVHDEGGRLLVVQRGRPPAAGRWSLPGGRVEPGETSPDALVRELREETGLDVSVGELVGEVELEGPAGVTYAIADFRCTVVGGELAAGDDAAAARWVDSAELSTLPVTDGLVAALTAWGVL from the coding sequence GTGCGGGTTCCCTGCGTCGGCGCGATCGTCCACGACGAGGGTGGCCGGCTGCTCGTCGTCCAGCGCGGCCGGCCACCGGCGGCCGGCCGCTGGTCGTTGCCCGGCGGCCGGGTCGAGCCCGGGGAGACCAGCCCGGATGCACTGGTTCGCGAGTTGCGGGAGGAGACCGGGCTCGACGTATCCGTGGGCGAGCTGGTGGGCGAGGTCGAGCTGGAGGGTCCGGCCGGCGTCACCTACGCAATCGCCGACTTTCGATGCACCGTCGTCGGCGGGGAGCTGGCGGCCGGCGACGACGCCGCCGCGGCCCGCTGGGTCGATTCGGCTGAGCTCTCGACGCTTCCGGTGACCGATGGGCTGGTGGCCGCGCTGACCGCATGGGGCGTTCTGTAG
- a CDS encoding DUF6758 family protein — MAPAPTCPRCEAAVRPPGLWSSQWQCPRHGLVLPYTVYTHLGAEALQHIRSRAAVPLWLPNPLPPGWVVSGLAAAGDDRSGARATVLACSGPGPLGGGADLLLIAEEPGVGLGARYAGLPGPDPGEQFDDGPPDAKVQAAGHPTALWNIAGAEDRAVFLGEAKGLWLWGVLCPSSAGVLFYENLVLEDLRERQLEGELEFGSPTPLLTARPA, encoded by the coding sequence ATGGCCCCGGCCCCGACCTGCCCGCGCTGCGAAGCCGCCGTGCGGCCGCCGGGGCTGTGGTCGAGTCAGTGGCAGTGCCCGCGGCACGGCCTGGTGCTTCCGTACACCGTGTACACCCATCTCGGGGCCGAGGCACTCCAGCACATCCGCTCCCGTGCCGCGGTGCCGCTGTGGCTGCCGAATCCACTGCCTCCGGGGTGGGTGGTCAGCGGGTTGGCCGCGGCGGGTGACGATCGCAGCGGAGCCCGGGCGACCGTGCTCGCCTGTTCCGGCCCCGGCCCGCTCGGTGGCGGCGCAGACCTGCTGCTCATCGCGGAGGAGCCGGGGGTCGGGCTGGGTGCGCGTTACGCCGGCCTGCCCGGCCCCGACCCGGGTGAGCAGTTCGATGACGGGCCCCCGGACGCAAAGGTGCAGGCGGCCGGGCACCCGACCGCGTTGTGGAACATCGCCGGCGCCGAGGATCGGGCGGTCTTCCTCGGCGAGGCAAAGGGATTGTGGCTTTGGGGGGTGCTCTGCCCGAGCAGCGCTGGCGTCCTGTTCTACGAGAACCTGGTCCTGGAAGACCTACGCGAACGCCAACTCGAGGGTGAGCTCGAATTCGGCAGCCCGACCCCGCTGCTCACTGCCCGGCCGGCCTGA
- a CDS encoding PHP domain-containing protein, whose amino-acid sequence MRIDLHCHSSASDGTAAPAEVVSRARAAGVDVLALTDHDTVAGHPEAIMELPRGLTLVPGAELSCAVVDGGRPVSLHLLAYLFDPGNAELATELDALRSERVRRAAAMVERLVGLGAPVSLEQVLRIAAGGAIGRPHVAQALVEAGVVADLPAAFGADWIGSGGRAYVPKRALDPLRAISLVRAAGGVSVFAHPGASRRGPLVSDAVIAAMAGAGLAGLEVDHPDHDPSTRDRLRALAADLGLVVTGSSDDHGRPTGYRYGCETTAEAAYAELIGAAHGATPIAA is encoded by the coding sequence GTGCGCATCGACCTGCACTGCCACAGTTCTGCCTCGGACGGGACCGCCGCCCCCGCCGAGGTGGTGTCCCGGGCCCGGGCCGCCGGGGTCGACGTGCTCGCGCTCACCGACCACGACACGGTCGCTGGCCACCCCGAGGCGATCATGGAGCTGCCCCGCGGGCTCACCCTCGTGCCGGGTGCCGAGCTGTCCTGCGCCGTCGTCGACGGTGGCCGGCCGGTTTCCCTGCACCTGCTCGCCTACCTGTTCGATCCGGGGAACGCTGAGTTGGCGACCGAGCTCGACGCGCTGCGCTCCGAGCGGGTCCGCCGGGCCGCGGCGATGGTGGAGCGGCTGGTGGGTCTGGGAGCCCCGGTCAGCCTCGAGCAGGTTCTCCGGATCGCCGCCGGCGGGGCGATCGGCCGGCCGCACGTGGCGCAGGCACTGGTGGAGGCGGGTGTGGTCGCGGACCTCCCGGCCGCTTTCGGAGCCGATTGGATCGGATCGGGCGGTCGGGCGTACGTCCCCAAACGGGCGCTCGACCCGCTCCGGGCCATATCGCTGGTCCGAGCCGCCGGTGGGGTCAGCGTCTTCGCCCACCCGGGCGCTTCCCGGCGGGGCCCGCTGGTCAGCGACGCCGTCATCGCGGCGATGGCCGGGGCCGGTCTCGCCGGCCTCGAAGTCGACCATCCCGATCACGATCCGAGCACCCGGGACCGGCTGCGGGCACTGGCCGCCGACCTGGGCCTGGTCGTCACCGGATCCAGCGACGACCATGGACGGCCCACCGGCTACCGCTACGGCTGCGAGACGACGGCCGAAGCCGCTTACGCGGAGCTCATCGGCGCGGCGCACGGCGCGACGCCGATCGCCGCGTAG
- a CDS encoding MarC family protein, which translates to MRHASGFDLRLFGEVFITLVVIMDPVGTIPLFLGLTSGRPGKARRRLAAQAVAVAASVIAAFALFGQQILAYLGISVAALQGAGGLLLVLVALELLTGGSDKPGERPDVNVALVPLGTPLLAGPGAIVATIVFVRGGHGVRDAAAIAAALVAVHLVLYLALRFAVVILRVIRESGVLLLTRISGLLLSAIAVQLLATSALAFARSA; encoded by the coding sequence GTGCGGCACGCGAGCGGATTCGACCTGCGCCTGTTCGGCGAGGTGTTCATCACCCTTGTCGTGATCATGGACCCGGTCGGCACCATCCCGCTGTTCCTCGGGCTCACTAGTGGTCGACCGGGGAAGGCCCGCCGCCGGCTTGCCGCCCAGGCCGTCGCCGTCGCCGCCTCGGTGATCGCCGCATTCGCCCTGTTCGGGCAGCAGATCCTCGCCTACCTCGGGATCTCCGTGGCCGCGTTGCAGGGCGCCGGCGGTCTGCTCCTCGTGCTGGTCGCCCTCGAACTGCTCACCGGCGGCAGCGACAAGCCAGGGGAGCGGCCGGATGTCAACGTCGCGCTGGTTCCGCTGGGCACGCCGCTGCTCGCCGGGCCGGGGGCGATCGTCGCCACCATCGTCTTCGTGCGGGGCGGCCACGGCGTCCGGGACGCCGCGGCGATCGCGGCCGCCCTCGTCGCGGTCCACCTCGTCCTGTACCTGGCCCTGCGTTTTGCCGTCGTCATCCTCCGGGTGATCAGGGAGAGCGGAGTCCTCCTGCTCACCCGGATCTCAGGTCTGTTGCTCTCGGCGATCGCCGTTCAGTTGCTCGCCACGTCCGCGCTGGCCTTCGCCCGGAGCGCCTGA